A single Lactuca sativa cultivar Salinas chromosome 8, Lsat_Salinas_v11, whole genome shotgun sequence DNA region contains:
- the LOC111911190 gene encoding uncharacterized protein LOC111911190 → MKGKLITVETKNEDVPQWWTPEEEYALTATWCTTSKDELCGNRMKKGAYRGTVRETFHAIKWSQITKRCNKFNDIYNRLEAQQQSGTNDFDLFKSVKEQYRVEMGHVFNFEKSWELLRAYPKWNKTPTLLEVQSKRFRNSSSTDVSNARNHIDLNADTDDISYDIEEISPLRRPPGRDKAMRAARHADEVEAKAKDAAKMRAKFDEHNLLIKEKMT, encoded by the exons ATGAAAGGGAAATTGATAACGGTTGAAACAAAAAATGAAGATGTTCCACAATGGTGGACACCGGAGGAGGAATATGCTTTGACGGCGACATGGTGTACTACTTCAAAAGACGAACTCTGCGGAAATAGAATGAAGAAAGGTGCTTATCGGGGGACGGTGCGCGAAACATTCCACGCTAT CAAATGGAGTCAAATAACTAAGCGGTGCAACAAATTCAACGATATTTACAATCGGCTTGAGGCTCAACAACAAAGCGGAACCAATGACTTTGATTTGTTCAAATCTGTAAAAGAACAATATCGGGTCGAAATGGGACATGTTTTCAACTTTGAGAAATCATGGGAGTTGTTGAGAGCATATCCAAAGTGGAATAAAACTCCTACATTGTTGGAGGTTCAATCCAAAAGGTTTCGCAATTCGAGCTCGACCGACGTGTCGAACGCACGGAATCACATCGACTTAAACGCCGACACCGATGACATCTCGTATGATATCGAGGAGATATCCCCACTACGACGACCACCCGGACGCGACAAAGCGATGCGCGCTGCAAGACATGCAGATGAGGTTGAGGCGAAAGCAAAAGATGCGGCGAAAATGAGAGCGAAATTCGATGAgcacaatttattaataaaagaaaaaatgacTTGA
- the LOC111911191 gene encoding flavonol sulfotransferase-like, protein MDISPDESSTSIYQNGQYHEKISRKFEEITSTASKNSEWATFRDLYQYQGFWYYEGSLQRIVQAQEQFKAQPTDIILCTTPDSDALRLQTLAFAIMNRTTTSSLESGNALQPKIPCLEMDLFPMHKDYLEISSNPKFPLFTTHIPYTSLPKSIIDSKCKIVYMCRNPKDVLVSQWRDIGTTDLDRIPLNQAYKSFCKGVSNYGSFWDHVLGYWEATMKWPDRVLFLTNEKLETETSFNVRRLAQFLGRPFSLDEEMRGVVRKISMKKTKEIQRNKDVEDQMDYLSKEMKDHIDQITKNRFKGSGLIIG, encoded by the coding sequence ATGGATATTTCTCCTGATGAATCATCAACATCTATCTACCAAAATGGTCAATACCATGAGAAAATAAGTCGAAAATTTGAAGAAATCACCTCGACGGCTTCAAAAAATAGCGAATGGGCGACTTTTAGGGATCTTTACCAATATCAAGGCTTTTGGTATTACGAGGGATCCCTACAAAGGATTGTGCAAGCTCAAGAACAGTTCAAAGCTCAGCCTACTGACATCATTTTATGTACGACACCTGACTCCGATGCCTTGAGGCTCCAAACCTTGGCTTTTGCTATCATGAATAGGACTACTACTAGTTCATTGGAATCTGGAAATGCTTTGCAACCCAAAATCCCTTGTTTGGAAATGGATCTTTTTCCCATGCACAAAGATTATCTAGAAATTTCTTCTAACCCTAAATTTCCCTTATTCACAACACACATACCTTACACTTCTCTTCCAAAGTCCATCATAGACTCAAAATGCAAGATTGTGTACATGTGCCGAAACCCTAAAGATGTTCTTGTTTCACAATGGCGTGATATAGGGACTACGGATTTGGATAGGATTCCTTTGAACCAAGCATACAAATCATTTTGTAAAGGGGTTTCAAATTATGGGTCATTTTGGGATCATGTGTTAGGATACTGGGAAGCAACTATGAAATGGCCTGATAGGGTACTATTCTTGACGAATGAGAAGTTAGAAACTGAAACATCTTTCAATGTAAGAAGATTGGCTCAGTTTTTGGGTCGCCCTTTTTCTTTAGATGAAGAGATGCGTGGAGTTGTAAGAAAGATTTCCATGAAGAAAACTAAAGAAATACAAAGAAATAAAGATGTTGAAGATCAAATGGATTATCTTTCTAAAGAGATGAAGGATCATATAGATCAAATCACTAAAAACCGGTTCAAAGGTTCGGGTCTTATAATCGGTTAA
- the LOC111911251 gene encoding glycosyltransferase BC10, producing the protein MKNNQNTVVPPLKLFNAPFQPSNLLSLILFFAFGLCFGILLTFQLKNVSFNLLFNEFPLYTTTNTTALPPPPTQNMRLEDFIHPSKIMHQMTDQELIWRASMVPKVRNYPFHRTPKVAFMFLTRGPVLLSPLWERFFKGHNGLFNVYVHCSDSFSNRTEPKHSVFHGRRIPSKEVQWGKVNMVEAERRLLANALLDFSNQRFVLLSEACIPLFNFSTVYSYLINSNQNFVESYDLMGPVGRGRYSRKMHPTIKLQEWRKGSQWFEMDRDLALEVISDKTYFPVFQKYCNGSCYADEHYLPTFVSKKFGARNSRRTLTFVDWSKGGPHPARYTRYDVTVQFLEKLRSDSHCEYNGRKNHTCHLFARKFTPHALDRLLRIAPKVMQFNP; encoded by the exons ATGAAGAACAATCAAAACACAGTAGTTCCGCCATTGAAGCTCTTCAATGCCCCGTTCCAACCTTCAAATCTCCTCTCTTTGATCCTTTTCTTCGCTTTTGGTTTATGCTTTGGCATATTACTCACTTTCCAACTAAAAAATGTCTCCTTCAATCTCTTGTTCAACGAATTCCCTCTCTAcaccaccaccaacaccaccGCCTTGCCACCGCCGCCGACACAGAACATGAGGTTGGAGGATTTCATACACCCATCGAAAATCATGCACCAGATGACTGACCAAGAGTTGATTTGGCGAGCATCCATGGTTCCTAAAGTGAGAAACTATCCATTCCACAGAACTCCGAAGGTGGCGTTCATGTTCTTGACAAGAGGTCCGGTGTTGCTGTCGCCGTTGTGGGAACGATTCTTCAAAGGGCATAATGGTCTTTTCAACGTCTACGTCCATTGCTCCGATTCATTTTCCAACCGAACGGAACCCAAACACTCCGTTTTCCATGGCCGGAGAATCCCTAGTAAG GAAGTTCAATGGGGAAAAGTCAACATGGTCGAAGCCGAACGCCGACTGCTAGCCAACGCGCTTCTTGATTTCTCCAACCAACGATTTGTTCTTCTATCAGAAGCATGTATTCCCCTGTTCAATTTTTCAACAGTCTACTCATACTTGATCAATTCGAATCAAAATTTTGTTGAGTCCTATGATTTAATGGGCCCCGTTGGCCGAGGGCGTTATAGCCGAAAAATGCATCCTACCATTAAACTCCAAGAGTGGAGAAAAGGGTCCCAATGGTTTGAAATGGATCGTGATTTAGCATTAGAGGTAATATCAGATAAAACGTATTTCCCCGTTTTTCAAAAATATTGCAACGGATCTTGTTATGCAGACGAGCATTACTTGCCGACATTTGTCTCCAAGAAATTTGGAGCAAGGAACTCCAGACgaacgttgacttttgttgactggtCAAAAGGTGGACCCCACCCAGCACGGTATACGAGGTATGATGTGACAGTCCAGTTTTTGGAGAAGTTAAGGAGTGATAGCCATTGTGAGTATAATGGGAGGAAAAACCACACATGTCATTTGTTTGCAAGAAAGTTTACTCCTCATGCTTTGGACAGATTATTGAGAATTGCACCAAAGGTTATGCAGTTCAACCCATAG